The Fictibacillus arsenicus genome contains a region encoding:
- a CDS encoding chloramphenicol phosphotransferase CPT family protein: MNKGKIILLNGVSSPGKSTLAKELVKKLPDYFHFSIDDFDTIIEKMEARDSDHLIPVPTEHFFHRNIAMFSDKGVNLVVDQILHNEDTTKDCYEILKDYPVLFVGVHCSLTELEKREKDRGDRPVGQAKSQLNYVHKQGEVYDIEVDTSEGIDSAANAILNKLPGSNSQIGWESTLEQYFAKSL; this comes from the coding sequence ATGAACAAGGGGAAAATTATTTTATTAAATGGTGTATCCAGTCCAGGAAAATCTACTTTAGCAAAAGAATTGGTAAAAAAGCTGCCGGATTATTTTCACTTCAGTATTGATGATTTTGACACCATTATCGAAAAGATGGAGGCCCGGGATAGCGATCATCTGATTCCGGTTCCAACCGAACATTTTTTTCATCGCAACATTGCGATGTTCTCTGATAAAGGCGTTAATCTAGTCGTTGATCAAATTTTACATAACGAAGATACAACAAAGGATTGTTATGAAATATTGAAGGATTATCCTGTATTATTTGTCGGTGTTCATTGCTCACTTACTGAACTTGAAAAAAGAGAGAAAGACAGAGGGGACAGGCCGGTTGGACAGGCAAAATCACAGCTGAACTATGTGCATAAGCAGGGTGAAGTTTATGATATCGAAGTGGATACGAGCGAAGGGATTGACTCTGCTGCTAATGCTATTCTTAATAAATTGCCCGGATCCAACTCCCAAATAGGATGGGAATCTACGCTTGAACAATATTTTGCAAAAAGCCTTTGA
- a CDS encoding SMP-30/gluconolactonase/LRE family protein, translating into MKDEAELVLPVKADLGEGPCWDSQNGVLYWVNILGETVNIYNPETNENREIDVNQLVGTVVPRKSGGLALALEKGFYFLDLETEQLTEIVDPESQLPENRFNDGKCDPYGRFWAGTLSLSEEQGKGSLYCLHSDFKVEKKVGDLTISNGLAWSPDHKFMYLIDTPTKKVTRFDYDGETGAIENPVAVIEFKEGQGYPDGMTIDDEGMLWIAHWAGAQVSRWNPETGEQLISIPIPALNVTSCTFGGADLKTLYITTARKNMTEEELEKYPLTGGLFKIEIDVKGSPAYSFGG; encoded by the coding sequence TTGAAAGATGAAGCAGAATTAGTTTTGCCAGTGAAAGCCGATCTTGGCGAAGGGCCATGCTGGGACTCACAAAATGGTGTATTGTACTGGGTGAATATTTTAGGTGAAACAGTGAATATATACAATCCAGAGACGAATGAAAATAGAGAGATTGATGTGAATCAGTTAGTAGGGACCGTCGTTCCGAGGAAATCTGGCGGACTTGCTCTTGCTTTGGAAAAAGGGTTTTATTTCTTGGACTTAGAGACCGAACAGTTAACTGAAATTGTTGATCCGGAAAGTCAGCTGCCAGAGAATCGATTTAATGATGGAAAATGTGATCCGTACGGTCGGTTCTGGGCGGGGACATTGAGTTTGAGCGAAGAGCAAGGGAAGGGATCGCTTTACTGTTTACATTCGGATTTTAAAGTGGAAAAGAAAGTAGGAGACCTTACGATATCCAATGGCCTTGCTTGGTCGCCTGATCATAAATTCATGTACTTAATCGATACGCCAACCAAGAAGGTAACTCGATTTGATTATGATGGGGAAACCGGAGCAATAGAAAATCCGGTTGCTGTCATCGAGTTTAAAGAAGGACAAGGATATCCTGATGGAATGACGATTGATGATGAGGGAATGCTTTGGATAGCGCATTGGGCTGGCGCACAAGTCTCACGCTGGAATCCTGAGACTGGCGAACAATTGATCTCGATACCAATTCCAGCACTGAATGTTACATCATGCACGTTTGGTGGTGCTGACTTGAAGACACTCTATATCACGACAGCAAGAAAAAATATGACGGAAGAGGAGCTGGAGAAATATCCGCTCACAGGAGGTCTCTTTAAAATAGAGATAGATGTAAAAGGAAGCCCCGCGTATTCATTTGGCGGTTAA
- a CDS encoding cytidine deaminase, translating into MLRVIDLEERDHELIRAAEQVIEKNYIYGKHHIGAAVRTKSGRIHAGVHLEANVGRIAVCGEAIALGKSISEGDHDIETIVAVAHPHPHEDIEKCWVVAPCGMCRELISDYGKDTMVILPYHGKNVKCNVMELLPEKYNSGD; encoded by the coding sequence ATGCTGAGAGTAATAGATTTGGAAGAAAGAGATCACGAACTCATTCGTGCAGCTGAACAAGTCATCGAAAAAAATTACATATACGGCAAGCATCATATTGGAGCGGCAGTCCGTACAAAATCAGGAAGAATTCATGCAGGTGTTCACTTAGAAGCAAACGTAGGCAGAATTGCGGTTTGCGGTGAAGCGATAGCGCTAGGGAAATCAATATCTGAAGGCGATCATGATATCGAAACGATTGTAGCTGTTGCGCATCCTCATCCGCACGAGGATATAGAAAAGTGTTGGGTCGTCGCGCCATGCGGAATGTGCCGTGAACTAATCAGTGACTATGGTAAAGACACGATGGTTATCTTGCCGTATCACGGAAAGAATGTGAAATGCAATGTGATGGAGCTTCTGCCGGAAAAATATAACAGCGGAGATTAA
- a CDS encoding GNAT family N-acetyltransferase, whose translation MVYVVAGIFQKKFTRKQTERRDHPHDYREKVELRPVSLEDHKRSYHWRNDEETARLEAGSGMYRYSHTPLEQIEASYEKDIRTIDKREVGEFSIYTLGEESRHIGSIGYRNLDIVSRRCVVGLGIGEKELWGKGYGTDALKALINYLFKTMNLRRIQLDTWSGNTRAVRSYEKCGFTIEGRLREDTFIDGKYYDTIVMGLLREEFQYES comes from the coding sequence TTGGTATATGTTGTTGCTGGAATTTTTCAAAAGAAGTTTACTAGAAAACAAACAGAAAGAAGGGATCACCCCCATGATTACAGGGAAAAAGTAGAGTTGCGGCCGGTATCATTAGAAGACCATAAACGATCGTACCATTGGCGGAACGATGAAGAAACAGCAAGGCTGGAAGCGGGTTCTGGTATGTATCGATATAGTCATACACCGCTCGAACAAATTGAAGCCAGCTATGAAAAAGATATTCGTACCATTGATAAGCGAGAGGTAGGAGAATTCTCGATTTATACCCTCGGAGAAGAATCGCGGCATATCGGTTCGATCGGGTATCGGAATCTTGATATTGTTTCACGGCGGTGCGTAGTCGGTCTTGGAATTGGAGAAAAAGAGCTGTGGGGCAAGGGCTATGGAACAGATGCGCTAAAAGCTTTAATCAACTATCTGTTTAAGACGATGAATTTAAGAAGGATTCAACTGGATACGTGGAGCGGCAACACGCGTGCGGTTCGTTCCTATGAAAAATGCGGTTTTACGATCGAAGGACGTCTGAGAGAAGATACTTTTATTGATGGAAAGTACTATGACACCATTGTGATGGGGCTATTAAGAGAAGAATTTCAATACGAATCTTAA
- a CDS encoding amidohydrolase family protein, with protein MKIIDAHMHYSNIESFKQTANDLSKLDYSYDGIIKEYKEAGVVLGIAMGLTEKEVEGFPDPLTATPMGIDLEDRIPENVVYCAGINPHHLGEKELAELEETVQKPEVVGLKIYLGYYPFYAYDEVYQPVYKLAAKYGLPVVFHTGDTYSERGLLKYSHPLTLDEIAVMHRDVNFMMAHFGDPWTLDGAEVVYKNRNMYADLSGLVVGTRDDINRYKDSPRFFNHLKHALTFTDNYEKFLFGTDWPLVPIQPYIDFVKEIISEEHHEDVFYNTAVKIFPKIRPFLK; from the coding sequence ATGAAAATCATCGACGCACATATGCATTATTCGAACATTGAAAGCTTTAAACAAACAGCGAATGATCTGTCCAAACTGGACTATTCCTATGACGGAATTATAAAAGAATATAAAGAAGCGGGCGTAGTGCTCGGCATAGCGATGGGCCTAACAGAGAAAGAAGTTGAGGGGTTTCCGGACCCCTTGACTGCTACACCGATGGGAATCGATTTAGAAGATAGAATTCCTGAGAACGTCGTGTACTGTGCAGGCATCAATCCGCATCATTTAGGTGAGAAGGAACTAGCAGAACTTGAAGAAACGGTGCAAAAGCCGGAAGTGGTCGGTTTAAAAATCTACTTAGGCTATTATCCATTCTATGCGTATGATGAAGTGTACCAGCCGGTGTATAAGCTTGCGGCGAAATACGGTCTGCCGGTTGTGTTTCATACGGGGGACACATATTCAGAGCGCGGATTGCTGAAGTATTCTCATCCGTTAACGCTGGATGAAATAGCTGTAATGCACCGCGATGTGAATTTTATGATGGCTCATTTCGGTGACCCGTGGACACTGGACGGAGCCGAGGTAGTTTACAAGAATCGCAACATGTACGCGGATCTCTCCGGGCTAGTCGTTGGAACGAGAGACGATATTAATAGATACAAAGATTCTCCGAGGTTCTTTAACCACCTGAAGCATGCGCTGACTTTTACGGATAACTATGAGAAGTTTTTGTTCGGAACAGACTGGCCCCTCGTGCCAATCCAACCGTACATCGATTTTGTGAAGGAGATCATATCTGAGGAGCATCATGAGGATGTTTTTTACAATACGGCGGTGAAAATTTTTCCGAAGATCAGGCCGTTTTTAAAATAA
- a CDS encoding GNAT family N-acetyltransferase — protein sequence MEVIKQSVIDQITIVEYDPSYAGKVAEMWNNSRDGWGGGNTIRTEEQVLKQEANSTNLHLYLALDGDKVVGYCSLGEYREDEGALYIPLLNVSGDYHGKKIGKKLVLKALERAIEMKWPRLDLYTWPGNTKAVPLYKKCGFFWEDRDDTTHLMNFMASVMQTEAITDFFNKVNWYESSTRKIEVLPDGNKDNNFHYYEYSWETKNQEKLRMEFERFGRGLRLIETDDYLISATVEDFNLVFGSEYKIQYGVINKSGKPLTVAIEGMNDKNIEFQVSRETTVKGEETIEVPFTVNPIDEEQSVWRTHPTVSAMLTINGKKALFKVGIRPKFPLNLSCKFSDALTFAGNSSTFYMDLENNFNEEAAFSFELPESELIDMENRKFLVTLAPNAKQSVPVNFSLIKHGFYSADLEITATKKDGSSVVFSKKIGTALKGIGTKFTGECNDYYHVYNSQYHLIHEKFNNWIKPGKGSKDYKLALMSPKLGKPFSEELSRIRPLRVEPILEEGYAGMKAVYRSNAFPGLELASIVKLFSEGLVEQHFEITNTEDTETAEEVWLNNPIFSRLLERAIMPYEGEILELNDSMGSFLDYWKSQNLSENWIFLRGQNNPRGISWSKDESIHFASWFMYFEHNAGKLAAHQTVQTKPVVFSIGAFHDWQSFREYAVQKSNMPATSLTNHMTFSINDGNPFVSGTEVKAVVKDYKSAFFNGMIEIKLDDEILQSHLFASDEEMTSASFDIPLAAEEPVHVLTSKMSLDSIDVTRQTAAFVMKDTQVYYEKSIKSDLEVLSVENGEIKISASGQFAPSLFSLTYKGQEWMDSPFPKPAPKSWWNPWFGGIVGLVEGTSLNSLLKEESTVAFAEKEDSKGNVWKGLKISTKYEKHETFKGLEIHQYFLMLPGVPVLCHTSEIVQTMGNYLQGKNFYTGCFLNSGPELTKNWASFQSETGEWAMVYGGKGEQEMAVDRSVVFGSDDHENLLQIVANKNATFVDSYINKEVIELGYAEKLHLAHGSKHFTAPVFYLFNNKVVPDTALEDLKKIRFC from the coding sequence ATGGAAGTAATAAAACAATCAGTAATCGATCAAATTACAATCGTAGAATATGATCCTAGCTACGCGGGAAAAGTCGCTGAAATGTGGAACAACAGTCGTGACGGCTGGGGCGGCGGCAACACCATCAGAACAGAAGAACAAGTCTTAAAACAAGAAGCAAACTCAACAAACCTCCATTTATACTTAGCCCTTGATGGCGATAAAGTCGTCGGTTATTGCAGCCTAGGTGAGTACCGCGAAGATGAAGGCGCGCTTTATATTCCTCTTTTAAACGTGAGTGGAGATTACCATGGAAAAAAGATAGGTAAGAAGCTTGTTCTAAAAGCACTTGAGAGAGCGATTGAAATGAAGTGGCCGCGTCTCGACCTTTATACGTGGCCCGGAAATACAAAAGCAGTTCCGCTTTATAAAAAATGCGGATTCTTTTGGGAAGATCGTGATGACACAACACACCTCATGAACTTCATGGCGTCCGTTATGCAAACCGAGGCAATAACAGATTTTTTCAATAAAGTTAACTGGTATGAAAGCAGCACCCGAAAGATTGAAGTTTTACCTGATGGAAATAAGGACAATAACTTCCATTATTATGAGTACTCTTGGGAAACAAAGAACCAAGAGAAATTAAGAATGGAGTTTGAACGTTTTGGAAGGGGACTCCGATTAATTGAAACGGATGACTATCTGATCTCTGCTACAGTTGAAGACTTTAATCTTGTATTTGGTTCAGAATATAAGATCCAATATGGTGTTATCAATAAGTCAGGCAAACCATTAACGGTAGCGATTGAAGGGATGAACGACAAAAATATCGAGTTTCAGGTCTCTAGAGAGACAACGGTAAAAGGTGAAGAGACCATTGAAGTGCCTTTTACAGTAAATCCGATCGATGAAGAACAGAGCGTTTGGCGGACACATCCAACAGTATCTGCAATGCTGACAATCAACGGTAAAAAAGCATTGTTTAAAGTGGGTATCAGACCCAAATTCCCATTGAATCTGAGCTGTAAATTTTCAGATGCATTGACGTTTGCAGGGAACTCATCGACGTTCTATATGGATCTAGAAAATAATTTTAATGAAGAGGCAGCGTTTTCCTTTGAACTGCCTGAATCAGAATTAATCGATATGGAAAACCGCAAATTCCTTGTTACGTTAGCACCGAACGCAAAACAATCCGTACCTGTGAATTTTTCATTGATCAAGCATGGATTCTATTCAGCTGATCTAGAGATTACAGCAACGAAAAAAGATGGAAGCTCTGTGGTTTTCTCAAAGAAAATAGGAACCGCCTTAAAAGGGATCGGAACAAAATTTACAGGAGAATGTAATGATTATTATCACGTGTACAACAGTCAATATCATTTAATCCATGAGAAATTCAACAACTGGATCAAGCCTGGTAAAGGAAGTAAAGACTACAAACTGGCATTGATGAGTCCGAAGCTCGGCAAACCATTTTCGGAAGAACTGTCACGCATTCGTCCCTTGCGTGTGGAGCCGATCTTGGAAGAGGGATATGCTGGTATGAAGGCTGTCTATCGTTCAAATGCATTTCCTGGTCTTGAGCTTGCTTCCATTGTGAAATTATTCAGTGAAGGTTTGGTTGAGCAGCATTTTGAGATCACGAATACAGAAGACACAGAAACAGCAGAAGAAGTTTGGCTGAACAATCCAATTTTTAGCCGTCTCTTAGAGAGAGCGATAATGCCTTATGAGGGAGAAATTTTGGAACTTAACGATTCGATGGGATCTTTTCTGGACTATTGGAAAAGCCAAAATCTTTCTGAAAACTGGATCTTCTTAAGAGGACAGAACAATCCTCGAGGGATCTCATGGTCAAAAGACGAAAGCATTCATTTTGCTTCATGGTTTATGTATTTTGAACACAACGCTGGAAAATTAGCTGCACATCAAACGGTACAGACCAAACCGGTTGTGTTTTCAATCGGTGCATTTCATGACTGGCAGTCGTTCCGTGAATACGCGGTGCAAAAGAGCAATATGCCTGCTACGAGCCTTACGAATCATATGACGTTCTCCATCAATGATGGGAACCCATTTGTGAGCGGGACTGAAGTAAAGGCTGTAGTTAAAGATTATAAATCAGCGTTCTTTAACGGCATGATTGAAATTAAGCTGGACGATGAAATTCTGCAAAGCCACCTGTTCGCTTCAGATGAGGAGATGACGAGTGCATCGTTTGATATTCCGCTGGCTGCTGAGGAACCGGTTCACGTTTTAACATCCAAAATGAGTTTAGATTCTATCGATGTTACGCGTCAAACTGCGGCTTTTGTCATGAAGGACACACAGGTTTATTACGAGAAGAGTATTAAGAGTGATTTAGAAGTTTTGTCTGTTGAAAACGGAGAAATTAAGATTTCAGCTTCTGGCCAATTTGCACCAAGTTTGTTTTCTCTAACGTACAAAGGTCAGGAATGGATGGATTCACCATTTCCAAAACCGGCTCCGAAATCCTGGTGGAATCCATGGTTTGGAGGAATCGTAGGGCTTGTTGAAGGCACGAGTCTGAACTCTCTTTTAAAAGAGGAAAGTACCGTAGCGTTTGCTGAGAAAGAGGACAGCAAAGGAAACGTGTGGAAGGGCTTGAAGATATCCACAAAATACGAAAAGCATGAAACCTTTAAGGGGCTTGAGATCCATCAGTACTTCTTAATGCTGCCGGGGGTTCCAGTTCTTTGCCACACTTCAGAAATTGTTCAAACGATGGGTAATTATCTGCAGGGTAAGAATTTCTATACCGGATGCTTCTTAAATTCGGGACCTGAACTCACAAAGAACTGGGCCAGCTTCCAAAGTGAAACAGGTGAATGGGCGATGGTTTATGGAGGAAAAGGCGAACAGGAGATGGCGGTTGATCGAAGCGTTGTGTTCGGTAGTGATGATCACGAGAATCTTCTTCAAATTGTAGCTAATAAAAACGCCACATTTGTGGATTCTTATATCAACAAAGAAGTAATTGAGCTTGGTTATGCTGAGAAACTTCACTTAGCGCATGGTTCTAAGCATTTTACAGCGCCAGTATTTTATCTTTTCAATAATAAGGTAGTTCCAGACACAGCTCTAGAAGATTTAAAGAAGATTCGTTTTTGCTAA
- the lysS gene encoding lysine--tRNA ligase: protein MHWAYRIAEELIRKHPNHDTFVCASGISPSGSVHIGNFREVVTTYFVVKALQQMGKKTRFIFSWDDFDRFRKVPKNLDPSFEQYIGMPYAEIPCPFGCHSTYAEHFEKEFEESLLQFGIVPEFIYQSEEYRAKRYNVQILHVLENRKQIYDILMAYKTAKPNEQERENFYPVNVYCDRCRKDTVSITSFQECHLSYTCSCGHSNTVEIMEATNMKLNWKVDWPMRWMVENVVFEPGGRDHSSETGSYRVSKEIAIEIFYHQAPTYKPYEFISIKGTGEKMSSSSGNNITPEELLRVYTPEIILFMFAKYQPNSAFHIGLDEDVIRNYTEYERFREVDPAQLKEEIKAALYFSVKKEKLLNGPKFAQVASILPLVNFDALLVKDVLNRIGEAFSLDEIQKVCERAEYWLRNWCPEKVLNINNQKYHVYYEMLTSVEKEWVHGFTEVLKNGPALDEELMRNVYDICHDDNPKVKRNNQKRLFQIIYQLILNNNSGPRIPLLVHAVGKERLLSLLDF from the coding sequence ATGCATTGGGCATATCGAATAGCAGAAGAATTAATTAGAAAACATCCGAATCACGATACTTTTGTTTGTGCTTCGGGAATCAGTCCATCGGGTTCCGTACACATCGGTAACTTTCGTGAAGTTGTTACAACATATTTTGTAGTAAAAGCATTGCAGCAGATGGGGAAGAAAACACGCTTCATTTTTTCATGGGATGATTTTGACCGTTTTAGAAAAGTGCCAAAGAATTTGGATCCCTCTTTTGAACAATACATCGGAATGCCATACGCTGAGATACCTTGTCCATTTGGATGCCATAGCACATATGCGGAACATTTTGAAAAAGAGTTTGAAGAGTCGCTCCTACAATTTGGTATTGTTCCAGAATTCATTTATCAAAGCGAAGAATATCGAGCAAAAAGGTACAACGTTCAGATTTTGCATGTATTAGAAAACAGAAAACAGATCTACGATATTTTGATGGCTTATAAAACGGCAAAGCCAAATGAACAGGAACGAGAAAACTTTTATCCTGTAAATGTGTATTGCGATCGCTGCCGAAAAGATACGGTGAGTATTACAAGCTTTCAAGAATGTCATTTAAGCTATACGTGTTCATGCGGTCATTCGAACACAGTAGAGATCATGGAAGCAACCAATATGAAATTAAACTGGAAAGTAGACTGGCCGATGCGATGGATGGTTGAGAATGTTGTGTTTGAACCAGGTGGGAGAGATCACTCTTCTGAAACTGGAAGTTATCGGGTATCAAAGGAAATTGCCATTGAGATTTTTTACCACCAAGCACCCACTTATAAGCCTTATGAATTTATCAGTATAAAAGGGACTGGGGAGAAGATGTCGAGTTCATCAGGGAACAACATCACTCCTGAAGAATTATTAAGGGTATACACACCGGAAATCATTCTGTTCATGTTTGCTAAATATCAACCGAATTCTGCTTTTCATATTGGTTTGGATGAGGATGTCATTCGAAACTATACGGAATATGAGCGTTTTAGAGAAGTTGATCCAGCTCAATTAAAAGAAGAGATAAAGGCTGCTTTATATTTCTCGGTTAAAAAAGAAAAACTGTTAAACGGTCCAAAATTCGCTCAAGTAGCCAGCATCTTGCCCCTTGTAAACTTTGATGCATTGCTAGTAAAAGATGTGCTAAACAGAATAGGGGAAGCTTTTTCTTTAGATGAAATTCAGAAAGTTTGTGAACGAGCGGAGTATTGGCTGCGAAATTGGTGTCCAGAAAAAGTATTGAATATCAATAATCAAAAATACCATGTTTATTATGAGATGTTGACTAGTGTGGAGAAAGAATGGGTGCATGGTTTTACCGAAGTGTTGAAAAATGGTCCAGCGCTAGACGAAGAATTGATGAGAAACGTGTACGATATTTGCCACGACGATAATCCAAAAGTGAAAAGAAACAACCAAAAAAGGTTGTTTCAAATCATTTATCAGCTCATTTTGAATAACAACAGTGGTCCTCGAATTCCATTGTTGGTGCATGCAGTAGGTAAAGAGCGGTTACTATCATTGCTTGACTTTTAA
- a CDS encoding DUF1641 domain-containing protein translates to MAQPITVVKKNVKTEEQIQKEKLAELQKALAEKDAALTKALDFIGELDKIGALEAANAMLEAKDKIASIALGQASREPVTNMINNVMGAAGVLTKMDPEATTKLLDSVVSGLKQGETFVESEQKIGAFDLVKSLKDPDINRAIGFGLHFLKGMGQELKK, encoded by the coding sequence ATGGCACAACCGATTACAGTCGTTAAGAAGAATGTGAAAACAGAAGAACAGATCCAGAAAGAAAAACTCGCTGAACTCCAAAAAGCCTTAGCTGAAAAAGATGCCGCCTTAACAAAGGCGCTTGATTTTATTGGAGAGCTCGATAAAATCGGTGCGTTGGAAGCAGCGAATGCGATGCTTGAAGCAAAAGACAAGATTGCCAGCATCGCACTCGGCCAGGCTTCACGCGAACCGGTAACGAACATGATCAACAACGTGATGGGTGCCGCTGGCGTTTTAACGAAGATGGATCCAGAAGCAACAACAAAACTGCTCGACAGCGTCGTATCCGGTTTGAAGCAAGGCGAAACTTTTGTGGAAAGTGAACAAAAGATTGGCGCATTCGATTTAGTGAAATCACTCAAAGACCCTGATATTAACCGAGCGATCGGTTTTGGCCTTCACTTCTTAAAAGGCATGGGACAGGAATTGAAGAAATAA